One genomic region from Sphingobacterium sp. UGAL515B_05 encodes:
- a CDS encoding TonB-dependent receptor, whose amino-acid sequence MKNNVMKALAFALLTSASVPGAVYAQQGVALFGKIQDENGNPISGVTLTLADRQQQTSSNAQGEFSFTGITSFPVQLRAAAIGYKPVLLDLNTANWNAKKGVRLLMVAGDNTLDEVLVTGRRNNSYLTNNMELGGKFAGKLKDLPQSVAVLSKEFIEDKQAFTTGALVQDLAGVTEASSYDDVVIRGFKSGYETGVRLVNGLRSGYGYGNSYYNSPLTINLENIEVLKGPGASLFGDIVPGGTINMTTKKPLEDFKGHVNFAGGSFETMRTTVDLGGPLDSAKRILYRFNAGYEDTKTFRDVNRQKRMMIAPSFTFKPAEGTVVDIDMVYNQFNGYLDRGMGIKENNFYALPRSFTLSQPSDFYNSKTFSLSARLSQRLAEHVSLNLSYMKSIYQEDVNEHRTMNTFADAPHNTIMNMRFFDRHGRDYTDNVVGYVKWDLLGDRVDHHLVAGIDFAQYRGDKENQLREARQQTIDGKVVPLTFDLNNPTYTTHDLTNYVWRTGVAYPFLSPYKTTGKYIQDQISIDDRLKLILGLRHEHYSSETLDGQNRFHATQNALLPRFGVTYGINKQINYFASYSQGFVPVGANFIQNYKDYGADKPFDAERSFQVETGVKTGFFKEQLQVDLSLFRIERRNMLIATGAINDSGLPEYRQSGKALSQGVELDVRGQLTREFQVMANYTYNDTEVKSSSVPSEIGQSLPGAPKNMASAWLKYVFSNSALKGLGFGAGVYYVDRKRMDNSIGKDSDGNALWGQWPSYTTVNAAAYYHIGAMKMAVNLNNVFDKYYFLGGFDYTRAFAGAPRNIMVSVGYSF is encoded by the coding sequence ATGAAAAACAATGTGATGAAAGCGCTCGCTTTCGCTTTATTGACAAGTGCTTCCGTACCGGGAGCGGTATATGCACAACAAGGTGTAGCATTATTTGGAAAAATTCAGGACGAAAACGGTAATCCCATCTCAGGGGTCACATTAACCCTGGCAGATCGACAACAACAGACAAGTTCTAATGCTCAGGGCGAATTTAGTTTTACCGGAATAACTTCTTTTCCTGTACAGTTACGTGCAGCTGCAATCGGGTATAAGCCTGTATTGCTGGATTTGAACACGGCCAACTGGAATGCAAAAAAAGGCGTTCGATTGCTTATGGTAGCCGGTGATAATACCTTGGATGAAGTATTGGTTACGGGTAGACGCAACAATTCATATCTGACAAATAATATGGAGCTGGGGGGTAAATTTGCAGGAAAATTAAAGGATCTACCGCAATCTGTCGCTGTACTCAGTAAGGAATTTATCGAAGATAAACAGGCTTTTACTACTGGAGCGCTGGTGCAGGACCTAGCTGGTGTGACAGAAGCATCTTCCTATGATGATGTTGTCATCCGGGGTTTCAAAAGCGGCTACGAAACGGGGGTACGGCTTGTCAATGGTTTACGCTCGGGATATGGTTATGGCAATAGTTATTATAATTCACCATTAACGATCAATCTCGAAAATATCGAGGTTTTGAAAGGGCCTGGGGCTTCACTGTTCGGTGATATCGTACCCGGCGGCACAATTAATATGACAACAAAGAAGCCTCTGGAAGATTTTAAAGGGCATGTGAATTTTGCCGGCGGTAGTTTTGAAACAATGCGAACTACTGTGGATCTCGGTGGACCATTGGATAGTGCCAAGCGTATTTTATATCGTTTTAATGCGGGTTATGAAGATACCAAGACTTTTCGTGACGTAAATCGTCAGAAACGAATGATGATTGCTCCTTCCTTCACCTTCAAACCGGCTGAAGGCACGGTGGTCGATATTGATATGGTCTATAATCAGTTCAACGGTTATCTTGATCGGGGAATGGGGATTAAAGAAAATAACTTTTATGCTTTGCCAAGATCATTTACGTTGAGCCAACCTTCTGATTTTTATAATTCCAAGACTTTTTCATTAAGCGCTCGTTTGTCTCAGCGTCTGGCAGAACATGTTAGTTTGAATCTGAGCTACATGAAATCCATCTATCAGGAAGATGTCAATGAACACCGGACAATGAACACGTTTGCTGATGCTCCACATAATACCATTATGAATATGCGCTTTTTTGACCGCCATGGGCGTGATTATACCGATAATGTTGTCGGTTACGTCAAGTGGGATCTTTTGGGCGATAGAGTTGATCATCATTTGGTTGCCGGGATTGATTTTGCCCAATATCGGGGCGACAAAGAAAACCAATTGCGGGAGGCTAGGCAGCAAACTATAGATGGTAAAGTTGTTCCTTTGACTTTTGATTTGAACAATCCCACTTATACGACTCATGATCTGACGAATTATGTCTGGCGTACGGGAGTCGCTTATCCTTTTTTGAGCCCATATAAAACCACGGGTAAATATATACAGGATCAAATCAGCATTGACGACCGATTGAAACTTATTCTAGGGCTACGTCATGAACACTATTCTTCGGAAACACTTGATGGACAAAATCGTTTTCATGCCACACAAAATGCCTTATTACCTCGTTTTGGTGTAACCTATGGAATTAATAAACAGATTAACTATTTTGCAAGTTATTCACAGGGCTTTGTACCTGTAGGTGCCAATTTTATTCAGAACTATAAAGATTATGGTGCCGATAAACCCTTTGATGCCGAGCGGAGTTTCCAGGTGGAAACCGGGGTGAAGACGGGTTTCTTCAAGGAACAATTGCAAGTTGATCTCTCCTTATTCCGGATTGAACGACGGAATATGCTCATTGCCACAGGGGCTATCAATGATTCAGGGCTGCCGGAGTATAGACAATCTGGCAAAGCGCTATCGCAGGGTGTTGAACTCGATGTGCGTGGGCAGTTGACACGGGAGTTCCAGGTTATGGCCAATTATACCTATAATGATACGGAGGTGAAATCATCTTCGGTTCCTTCTGAAATAGGACAGTCCCTGCCGGGAGCACCCAAAAATATGGCGAGTGCCTGGTTAAAATATGTGTTTTCAAATAGTGCCTTAAAAGGCTTAGGTTTTGGTGCCGGTGTTTATTATGTAGACCGTAAGCGGATGGACAACAGCATCGGAAAGGACAGCGATGGAAATGCACTCTGGGGACAATGGCCATCGTATACAACTGTTAATGCAGCGGCCTATTACCACATTGGTGCGATGAAAATGGCCGTAAACCTGAACAATGTATTCGATAAATATTACTTTTTAGGTGGTTTTGACTACACGAGAGCTTTTGCTGGTGCGCCGAGAAATATCATGGTATCAGTTGGTTACTCTTTTTAA
- the ureA gene encoding urease subunit gamma, translating to MHLLPRETEKLLLHLAGELAKKRKARGLKLNYPESIALISSELLEAARDGRTVADLMQYGATLLTREDVMEGVPEMIHDVQIEATFPDGTKLVTVHNPIR from the coding sequence ATGCATTTATTACCTAGAGAGACAGAGAAGCTATTGCTTCATCTTGCCGGCGAACTAGCGAAAAAACGTAAAGCTAGAGGACTTAAATTAAACTATCCGGAGTCTATTGCATTGATCAGTAGTGAACTTTTGGAAGCTGCCCGTGACGGACGTACTGTTGCGGATTTAATGCAATATGGTGCAACGTTGTTGACACGTGAAGATGTCATGGAAGGCGTGCCTGAAATGATTCATGATGTACAGATTGAAGCTACATTTCCAGATGGTACAAAACTGGTTACTGTTCATAACCCGATTCGCTAA
- the ureC gene encoding urease subunit alpha gives MSLKVNKINYSAIFGPTTGDKVRLGDTDIIIEVEKDYAHYGDEAKFGGGKTVRDGMCQSSIQKRDEGTLDLVITGAIVIDHWGIVKGDIGIKDGKIVGVGRAGNPDTMDNITPNMIIGASTEVHGGAGYIVTPGGIDTHIHYISPTQIETALYSGVTTMIGGGTGPADGTNATTVTPGKWNIRRMLQAVEDLPMNFGFFGKGNVGTEQPIVEQIEAGALGVKIHEDWGATPATIDRALTVADKYDVQVAIHTDTLNEAGFLEDTIQAINGRVIHTFHTEGAGGGHAPDIIKSAMYPNVLPASTNPTRPFTKNTIDEHLDMLMVCHHLSKEIPEDVAFADSRIRPETIAAEDVLQDRGVFSIMSSDSQAMGRVGEVITRTWQTADKMKKQVGPLPEDEGKQNDNFRARRYVAKYTINPAIAHGISKYVGSIEPGKIADMVIWRPDLFGAKPEIIVKGGMIIAAKMGDANASIPTPQPIILRTMFAGLGKAVHRTCFNFVSKVAFEKGIKDEYRLERSLLPVENCRNISKKDMVLNDATPEIIVNPENYEVSLDGEILRSKPVDTVSLGQRYFLF, from the coding sequence ATGAGTTTGAAAGTTAATAAAATCAATTATAGCGCCATTTTTGGCCCTACAACAGGAGATAAAGTTCGTTTAGGAGACACCGATATCATTATTGAAGTAGAGAAAGACTATGCTCATTATGGTGATGAAGCGAAATTTGGCGGTGGTAAAACGGTACGTGATGGTATGTGTCAGTCTTCTATTCAAAAACGTGATGAGGGAACATTGGACCTGGTTATCACCGGTGCCATTGTGATTGACCATTGGGGAATAGTAAAAGGTGATATCGGTATCAAAGATGGTAAGATTGTCGGTGTAGGACGTGCAGGGAATCCCGATACCATGGACAATATTACGCCAAATATGATTATTGGTGCCTCTACCGAGGTACATGGGGGTGCTGGATATATTGTTACACCGGGAGGTATCGATACACACATTCATTATATCAGCCCTACACAGATCGAGACCGCTTTGTATAGTGGTGTAACGACGATGATAGGTGGTGGAACTGGCCCTGCAGATGGAACAAATGCAACTACGGTAACTCCAGGTAAATGGAATATACGCCGTATGTTACAAGCGGTAGAAGACCTTCCAATGAACTTTGGTTTCTTTGGAAAAGGTAATGTGGGTACCGAGCAACCAATTGTAGAGCAAATCGAAGCGGGAGCTTTGGGGGTAAAAATTCACGAGGATTGGGGAGCGACTCCGGCAACAATAGATCGTGCACTTACAGTTGCAGATAAATACGATGTGCAGGTGGCCATCCACACGGATACACTGAATGAAGCGGGCTTCTTGGAAGATACCATTCAAGCAATTAACGGACGTGTCATCCACACATTCCACACGGAAGGTGCTGGTGGTGGCCATGCTCCGGATATCATCAAATCTGCGATGTATCCAAACGTTTTACCAGCATCGACAAATCCAACACGCCCATTCACTAAAAATACCATTGATGAGCACTTGGATATGCTGATGGTTTGTCACCACTTGAGTAAAGAAATTCCTGAAGACGTCGCTTTTGCTGATTCTCGTATCCGTCCCGAAACGATTGCCGCTGAGGATGTACTACAAGATCGCGGTGTATTTAGTATCATGAGCTCGGATTCGCAGGCAATGGGTCGCGTAGGTGAGGTCATCACACGTACTTGGCAGACCGCAGACAAGATGAAGAAACAGGTAGGTCCGTTGCCTGAAGATGAAGGTAAGCAAAACGATAATTTCCGTGCACGTCGCTATGTAGCGAAATATACCATCAACCCAGCAATTGCCCACGGTATTTCGAAATACGTCGGTTCAATTGAGCCCGGTAAAATTGCAGATATGGTGATCTGGCGTCCAGATCTATTCGGTGCAAAACCAGAAATTATTGTGAAAGGAGGAATGATCATCGCGGCTAAAATGGGGGATGCTAACGCTTCTATTCCTACACCGCAGCCTATTATCCTTAGAACGATGTTTGCCGGATTAGGCAAGGCTGTGCACCGTACCTGCTTTAACTTTGTCTCTAAAGTGGCATTTGAAAAAGGCATTAAGGATGAGTATCGTTTGGAACGCTCGTTGTTACCTGTGGAAAACTGTCGAAATATCTCCAAAAAAGATATGGTCCTCAACGATGCTACACCTGAAATTATTGTCAATCCAGAAAATTATGAAGTAAGTCTTGACGGTGAGATCTTGCGGTCAAAACCTGTTGATACCGTTTCGTTGGGACAACGTTACTTCTTGTTTTAA
- a CDS encoding urease accessory protein UreE: MIITEITRNIQGEQINKRLDSLAIEWYESTKRIQRLRTAEGMDIAVKLLGNTSSLQDGDILYEDEEKIVVVTIKPCEVIRIMAIDFLRTAFVASEIGNKHLPLFVEANELLMPYERSMYEWLAKQGFDPQRCERQLLRQLNANVDPKHHQKMKFSTKNIPLLISDKAVMNSQERAAMNGD; the protein is encoded by the coding sequence ATGATAATCACGGAAATCACAAGGAATATTCAGGGGGAGCAGATCAATAAGCGTCTTGATTCGCTCGCCATTGAATGGTATGAGTCGACCAAGCGGATTCAACGTTTACGTACAGCGGAGGGAATGGATATTGCCGTTAAATTGTTGGGTAATACCTCCAGTTTGCAGGATGGTGATATCTTGTACGAAGATGAAGAAAAAATAGTTGTGGTAACGATCAAACCTTGTGAAGTCATCCGTATCATGGCAATTGATTTCCTGCGAACTGCTTTTGTAGCCAGTGAAATTGGAAACAAACATTTGCCTCTATTTGTGGAGGCAAATGAATTGCTTATGCCTTATGAAAGGTCAATGTACGAGTGGTTAGCGAAACAGGGGTTTGACCCGCAACGTTGCGAGCGCCAACTTTTACGTCAGCTCAATGCAAATGTCGACCCAAAACATCATCAGAAGATGAAGTTTTCGACGAAGAATATACCGCTCTTAATCAGCGATAAAGCCGTCATGAATTCGCAAGAGCGAGCAGCTATGAACGGAGATTGA
- a CDS encoding urease accessory protein UreF, which translates to MKNTFLGKLLHLADPTLPIGGFTHSNGLETYVQQGLVCDKATADNYVRHNLWYNLKYNDAALMKLAYEATSSQDMDALIALDQECTALKSPREIRDASKKLGVRIYKIFSRYQQQDFVLSWGELIQKKEVDSHYCLMYGMLASLLEIPLEEALHGFYYNAAITMVTNAVKLVPLGQLDGQDILFGLHDDILDLCKETLTVERNLVGLCNIGFDIRCMQHERLYSRVYIS; encoded by the coding sequence ATGAAAAATACATTTCTAGGCAAGTTACTTCATCTAGCAGATCCTACATTACCCATTGGTGGGTTTACCCATTCCAATGGACTGGAAACCTATGTGCAACAGGGCCTGGTCTGTGATAAGGCCACGGCGGACAATTATGTGCGCCATAACCTCTGGTATAATCTGAAGTACAATGATGCTGCTTTGATGAAATTGGCCTATGAAGCAACTTCTTCGCAGGACATGGATGCATTGATCGCCCTAGATCAAGAATGTACAGCATTAAAAAGTCCAAGAGAAATTCGCGATGCCAGTAAAAAACTGGGCGTCCGTATTTATAAAATATTCAGTCGGTATCAGCAACAGGATTTTGTGCTGTCCTGGGGTGAATTAATCCAAAAGAAGGAAGTCGATAGTCATTACTGTTTGATGTATGGCATGTTGGCGTCACTTTTAGAAATTCCTTTGGAAGAAGCGTTACACGGCTTTTATTATAATGCCGCTATTACGATGGTGACCAATGCCGTTAAACTGGTGCCATTAGGGCAATTGGATGGCCAAGATATACTTTTTGGTTTACATGATGATATACTTGATCTCTGCAAAGAGACCTTAACAGTTGAACGGAATTTAGTGGGCTTATGCAACATTGGATTTGACATCCGTTGCATGCAACACGAACGATTATATTCTAGAGTTTATATTTCTTAA
- the ureG gene encoding urease accessory protein UreG yields MENRKYVKIGVGGPVGSGKTALLERLSRRLMNEIDLAVITNDIYTKEDAEYMAKNSLLPRERIIGVETGGCPHTAIREDASMNLEAVDELASRFPDLELILIESGGDNLTSTYSPDLADITIFVIDVAEGEKMPRKGGPAITRSDLLLINKKDLAPYVGASLEVMEHDARKMRKGSPFLFSNLKTGDGLEEIVGWIKKYALLQDIEEPNLLR; encoded by the coding sequence ATGGAAAATAGAAAATATGTTAAAATAGGGGTTGGTGGCCCAGTAGGGTCAGGTAAAACAGCATTATTGGAAAGATTGAGCCGACGTTTGATGAATGAAATTGATCTTGCAGTAATTACGAATGATATCTATACAAAGGAAGATGCGGAGTATATGGCCAAAAATAGTTTACTGCCCCGTGAACGGATTATCGGTGTAGAAACCGGCGGTTGCCCGCATACAGCAATACGTGAAGATGCAAGTATGAATCTGGAAGCTGTGGATGAACTGGCAAGCCGCTTTCCGGATTTGGAATTGATATTGATCGAAAGTGGTGGTGATAACCTAACTTCTACCTATAGCCCGGATCTCGCCGATATTACCATTTTCGTAATCGATGTTGCCGAAGGTGAAAAAATGCCACGTAAAGGTGGTCCAGCAATTACAAGATCTGATCTTTTATTGATCAATAAGAAAGATTTGGCACCCTATGTAGGCGCAAGCTTAGAAGTAATGGAGCATGATGCACGTAAAATGCGTAAAGGCTCTCCATTCTTGTTCTCCAACCTAAAAACCGGCGATGGTTTGGAAGAGATTGTAGGCTGGATTAAAAAATACGCACTCCTTCAGGATATTGAGGAGCCTAATTTACTACGTTAA